The Sesamum indicum cultivar Zhongzhi No. 13 linkage group LG6, S_indicum_v1.0, whole genome shotgun sequence genome has a segment encoding these proteins:
- the LOC105164513 gene encoding uncharacterized protein LOC105164513, giving the protein MLVREENGKQNPVYYVSKMLQGAEKKYIQIEKLALALVITTRKLQPYFQSHPIVVLTNHPLKQVMSKPDTSGRMIKWAVELGEFDIEFQTRNAIKAQVFADFLVEFEGEQPEKEERWLLHVDGSSTSKNGVAGIYLQGPDGVEIEIAVRLNFPATNNEAEYEALIQGLQITLDRGIRQVDVYTDSQLVAMQVQATYEMCEWSMTQYLARVKDMMKKSDRCTIIQIPRDENMRADALSRFGSLVEGIKERKITVMVKSKPIIDEAEVHVVETADSWKTPFVRYLKHGELPSDAITAKRLQFKANRFTMIGDDLYKRTPEGILLKCLDAERAQYVMKEIHEGSCGNHSGGRSLAQKIIRQGYFWPTIVEDSLENAKVARSTPDCCILLRPRWSL; this is encoded by the coding sequence ATGCTGGTTCGCGAGGAGAATGGCAAGCAAAACCCGGTTTATTATGTAAGCAAGATGCTACAAGGGGCAGAAAAGAAATACATCCAGATCGAGAAGCTAGCATTGGCTTTGGTGATCACAACAAGAAAACTGCAACCTTATTTCCAATCCCACCCCATTGTTGTATTGACTAATCATCCTTTGAAGCAGGTTATGTCCAAGCCGGATACATCTGGTAGGATGATCAAATGGGCAGTGGAGTTAGGAGAGTTCGATATCGAGTTTCAGACAAGGAATGCGATAAAGGCGCAAGTGTTTGCTGACTTCCTGGTCGAGTTCGAGGGAGAACAACCAGAGAAAGAGGAGCGGTGGCTCTTACATGTAGATGGATCCTCGACCTCAAAAAATGGAGTGGCCGGCATTTACTTGCAAGGACCGGATGGAGTTGAGATCGAGATCGCGGTGAGGTTAAATTTCCCAGCCACAAACAATGAAGCCGAATACGAGGCTCTGATTCAAGGATTGCAGATAACACTAGACAGAGGAATAAGGCAAGTAGACGTATATACGGACTCACAACTTGTCGCGATGCAGGTACAAGCTACTTATGAAATGTGCGAGTGGTCCATGACACAATACTTGGCAAGGGTGAAGGATATGATGAAGAAGTCTGATCGATGTACGATCATTCAGATTCCGAGGGATGAAAACATGCGAGCAGATGCCCTGTCCAGATTTGGATCGTTGGTTGAAGGAATTAAGGAGAGAAAGATCACGGTCATGGTAAAATCTAAACCAATAATAGATGAAGCAGAGGTTCACGTGGTTGAGACGGCTGATTCATGGAAAACACCCTTTGTTCGATATTTGAAGCACGGGGAACTACCCAGTGATGCGATCACTGCCAAAAGACTACAGTTTAAGGCAAACCGTTTTACCATGATTGGTGACGATCTCTACAAAAGAACTCCGGAGGGTATTTTATTGAAGTGCCTGGACGCGGAGAGGGCACAATACGTTATGAAAGAGATACATGAAGGCAGTTGCGGAAATCATTCGGGAGGAAGATCTTTGGctcaaaaaatcataaggcAAGGTTATTTCTGGCCTACGATCGTGGAGGATTCGCTAGAAAATGCAAAAGTTGCCAGAAGTACGCCGGACTGTTGTATTCTCCTGCGACCCCGCTGGAGCCTTTGA
- the LOC105164512 gene encoding uncharacterized protein LOC105164512, with amino-acid sequence MVQMTREELQRMIDEASRKAIVEYERRTVTPAREGDKRQLFQEIEAEQRREVSKTASRQPAISRAEVDSVRKQIEQLGKQIEELKKRGELVSQNRSSPFTNQILLEVIDSSFRFPDLPKYDGSKDSREHVAAFDLVMNLYGQTDPIKAKLFVTTLKGKAQECKRKAKRSATHLFTIRQWEDETLKAFMGRFNNEVLEVQDLRIDMMVSILIHGLQKGPFASALARDPPTGTEQLMEMAQKYIDKEEMNAMKDNDWTRDPGRSRGERSREGKQRSKRDRERKGPYVPRYHRYTLLTTTREKMMMMVEKEGLLQWPGKMRDTQTKRNSNKYCRFHKDKGHNTKDCYQLRDEIERLVRQGYFKHLIDRRSEAGGRSRSRSRERHQRDEAGGSGARDNAPTKGVIHTISGGPTNGGSARARRKYARESKLKHSELMMQVEKQDNIVFGDEDLSSDTLDQNDPMVIKMDIANYQVHKVLIDNGSFVDIIFSDVLRKMDLGNVRLKPVWTPLVGFGGSEVVLEGVIELPVSLGEEPKRKTCMVQFRWSTTHSRIMLYRDDQG; translated from the exons ATGGTGCAGATGACCAGGGAAGAACTACAACGTATGATCGATGAGGCGAGCAGGAAAGCCATTGTTGAGTATGAGCGCAGGACAGTGACCCCCGCTAGAGAAGGGGATAAGCGGCAGCTGTTTCAGGAGATAGAGGCGGAACAAAGGAGAGAGGTCTC AAAAACCGCCAGTAGACAACCGGCTATATCGCGAGCGGAGGTAGACAGTGTTCGGAAGCAGATTGAGCAACTGGGGAAGCAAATTgaagaattgaagaagaggGGAGAGCTAGTGTCGCAAAATAGAAGCTCGCCCTTCACAAACCAAATTTTGTTGGAAGTTATAGATAGCAGTTTTCGATTCCCGGATCTACCCAAGTACGATGGGAGTAAGGATTCGAGGGAACATGTCGCTGCTTTCGATCTGGTTATGAATCTTTATGGCCAAACAGACCCGATCAAGGCAAAGCTATTTGTCACTACTTTGAAGGGCAAGGCTCAGGAATG CAAGAGAAAGGCGAAGCGATCGGCCACCCACCTGTTCACAATTAGACAGTGGGAGGATGAAACATTAAAGGCTTTCATGGGACGATTCAATAACGAGGTGTTGGAGGTCCAAGATTTGAGGATCGACATGATGGTGAGCATTTTGATCCATGGTTTACAGAAAGGTCCTTTCGCATCGGCATTGGCACGCGACCCGCCAACGGGAACAGAACAGTTGATGGAAATGGCTCAGAAGTATATCGATAAAGAAGAGATGAACGCTATGAAAGATAATGATTGGACAAGGGATCCTGGGAGATCGAGAGGAGAAAGATCGCGAGAAGGTAAACAACGATCTAAGAGAGATCGCGAACGAAAGGGACCTTACGTGCCTCGATATCATAGATACACTCTCCTGACGACCACCAGagaaaaaatgatgatgatggtcgaGAAGGAGGGCCTCCTGCAATGGCCGGGAAAGATGCGCGACACCCAGACCAAGAGAAACTCCAATAAATATTGCAGATTCCACAAAGACAAAGGGCATAACACGAAAGATTGCTACCAGTTGAGAGACGAGATCGAACGACTGGTAAGGCAAGGTTATTTTAAACACTTGATTGATAGGAGATCAGAGGCGGGAGGTCGCAGTAGGTCGCGGAGTCGCGAAAGGCATCAGAGGGATGAAGCAGGAGGAAGTGGAGCACGAGATAACGCACCCACAAAAGGCGTCATTCACACTATATCTGGTGGACCCACGAATGGGGGTTCAGCGAGGGCAAGGAGAAAATACGCGAGAGAAAGCAAGCTCAAGCACAGTGAGCTAATGATGCAGGTGGAAAAACAGGACAACATCGTCTTTGGAGACGAGGATTTGAGTTCCGATACGCTCGACCAGAATGACCCTATGGTCATAAAAATGGACATCGCGAATTATCAGGTACACAAGGTGTTGATTGATAATGGTagttttgttgatattatttttagtgatgtCCTCAGGAAAATGGATTTGGGAAATGTGAGATTGAAGCCCGTATGGACACCCTTGGTCGGATTTGGAGGCAGTGAGGTCGTCCTAGAAGGTGTAATTGAGCTGCCCGTTTCGTTGGGGGAAGAACCCAAGAGAAAAACATGCATGGTCCAATTCCGGTGGTCGACAACCCATTCGCGTATAATGTTGTATAGGGACGACCAGGGTTGA